A part of Helicobacter canis genomic DNA contains:
- a CDS encoding DUF815 domain-containing protein, with amino-acid sequence MDLERCPSLVGMRVKLGCCKKYLAFLAGKQALHALLFGARGCGKSSLIKATLLPYLLDSSSPLRVLELDSKVLLAAFGV; translated from the coding sequence ATGGATTTGGAGAGATGCCCTAGTCTTGTTGGTATGAGAGTCAAGCTAGGGTGCTGCAAGAAATACCTCGCGTTTTTAGCTGGGAAGCAGGCGTTGCACGCGCTGTTGTTTGGGGCTAGGGGCTGTGGCAAAAGCTCTTTAATCAAGGCGACCTTGCTACCCTATTTGCTAGATTCTAGCTCGCCTTTGCGTGTGCTAGAGCTTGATAGCAAGGTATTGCTTGCTGCCTTTGGTGTTTGA
- a CDS encoding DUF815 domain-containing protein gives MLPLVFDSLRDLPYRFIVFCDDIAFNQGDPSYKSLKSTLQGSLEARASNILLYATSNLRRLLEPLPCVQAVAFPQAMS, from the coding sequence TTGCTGCCTTTGGTGTTTGATAGCCTGCGTGATTTGCCATATCGCTTTATTGTCTTTTGCGATGATATAGCATTCAATCAAGGCGATCCAAGCTACAAAAGCCTAAAAAGCACTTTGCAAGGCTCGCTTGAAGCAAGGGCTAGCAATATCTTGCTCTATGCTACCTCTAATCTCCGCAGGCTACTAGAACCACTTCCTTGCGTGCAGGCAGTAGCCTTCCCCCAAGCAATGAGCTAG
- a CDS encoding DUF815 domain-containing protein, producing MRAGSSLPPSNELVQEELALSERFGLQIGFYDIGTQEYLAHIARLLDDETILLEASPVRQSALNFAAKIGGRMRV from the coding sequence TTGCGTGCAGGCAGTAGCCTTCCCCCAAGCAATGAGCTAGTCCAAGAAGAGCTGGCTTTAAGCGAGCGATTTGGCTTGCAGATTGGATTCTATGATATTGGCACACAAGAATATCTAGCACATATCGCACGGCTTTTAGATGATGAAACGATTTTGTTAGAAGCAAGCCCTGTGCGACAGAGCGCGCTTAATTTTGCTGCTAAAATCGGTGGCAGAATGCGCGTATAG